A genomic region of Cydia splendana chromosome 17, ilCydSple1.2, whole genome shotgun sequence contains the following coding sequences:
- the LOC134798526 gene encoding uncharacterized protein LOC134798526, translating into MASRQACEPNCLFAQVKLMWHMPDSLRKHNGSLVTKQSKYYYIYFISRRAPRKTHIMLLALILLNVLATLEAHRQRRYLVYPDGGPTRAQFIIGLGIPVDLKEQAVTVGTVIKFQYYLPSNSTEYTSRIYGFAETVSRDMDGNSNTEDKEDSESRKIAVNDDDDKEGSQEDDVNDSEESKDSQEDSLVDITFNDRRRRSLIYSEGGAIQDKNELTLDEAISRQELIDQKAKEEEAGPQRMNRWDFYKIIEHMSERYGYSGRPCLLRTICEAAEIPFTYEHGLLGEIAHILFTPSTTSDELSHHADNEYHAAERLGRSADGNCESLFPECESSVLETFTEIGVDTLHKFGLY; encoded by the exons ATGGCTAGCAGACAGGCATGCGAGCCTAATTGCCTGTTCGCTCAGGTAAAGCTAATGTGGCACATGCCGGATTCGCTGAGAAAACATAACGGTTCATTAGTCACAAAGCAGAGCAAATACtactacatttattttatttcccgTCGTGCTCCGCGAAAGACGCACATAATGCTGCTCGCACTAATCCTCCTAAATGTTCTCGCGACTCTCGAAGCACACAGACAGAGGAGGTACCTCGTGTACCCCGACGGCGGCCCGACCCGAGCGCAG tttatcatCGGTTTAGGTATTCCAGTGGATCTTAAGGAGCAGGCGGTGACAGTCGGAACTGTCATTAAATTCCAATATTACCTTCCTTCGAACAGTACCGAGTACACTAGCAGAATTTACGGATTCGCTGAAACTGTGTCCAGAGACATGGATGGAAATAGTAATACTGAAGACAAAGAAGATTCAGAATCTAGGAAAATAGCTGTTAATGATGACGATGATAAAGAAGGATCCCAAGAAGATGATGTTAACGATAGCGAAGAAAGTAAAGATTCTCAAGAAGATTCTTTAGTTGATATCACTTTTAATGACAGAAGAAGAAGATCGCTTATATACTCTGAAGGTGGCgcaatacaagataaaaatgagTTGACTTTAGATGAAGCTATAAGTCGACAGGAACTCATAGACCAGAAAGCGAAAGAAGAAGAGGCAGGACCGCAGAGAATGAATAGATGGGACTTCTACAAAATTATTGAACATATGTCAGAAAG ATACGGGTACTCGGGTCGTCCGTGCTTGCTACGCACAATCTGCGAGGCTGCTGAGATCCCGTTTACGTACGAACATGGCCTGTTGGGTGAAATAGCACACATTCTGTTCAC GCCTTCGACAACGTCAGACGAGCTGTCCCACCACGCGGACAACGAATACCACGCAGCAGAGCGTCTGGGCCGTAGCGCGGACGGCAACTGCGAGTCCCTGTTCCCGGAATGCGAGTCCTCGGTGTTGGAGACTTTTACAGAAATTGGCGTTGATACACTGCATAAATTCGGACTGTATTGA
- the LOC134798953 gene encoding uncharacterized protein LOC134798953, producing the protein MSVTNKYTAHPMARADVRSVFSELRSEKDLNSLHLNHLRLRILSKQYCSQERARLQETVDRFTECSAAYEQALKDINSLERALHDAHEQIYELQEAQHNAAAAHSQSLFQELVRPDSQLVTAPIENLVATTDLAYDTTTPSYLVLFNLDRGFSKVNNRQKRYLLFTSSTQYGIFATVSVPLHPDTTTSVAWFYEANYYNVANATYFEPLLGDVAWGRSEDKRSADGSNELLTRRLLYTSIEAMLEKNRFPGRACLLRAICEAATSQLTHNGVLGDLLHLALTFLNIFKIKLNTYDYLAVLNINIALNIYHSFTTFRPSTSLEETDVEDCFYEAEYRGILHDCAKYLRYCPISPLDYISVKTEQLFN; encoded by the exons ATGTCGGTGACAAACAAGTATACGGCccacccgatg GCACGAGCGGATGTTCGCTCAGTATTCAGCGAGCTGCGTTCGGAGAAAGACTTGAACTCACTACACCTTAACCACTTAAGGTTGAGGATTTTATCAAAACAATACTGCTCTCAAG AGCGGGCCCGGCTTCAGGAGACGGTTGACAGGTTCACTGAGTGTAGTGCTGCGTATGAGCAGGCCCTGAAGGACATCAACTCATTGGAGAGAGCACTGCACGACGCCCACGAACAAATCTATGAGCTACAGGAGGCCCAACACAATGCAGCAGCGGCACACTCTCAGAGCTTGTTCCAAGAACTGGTCCGGCCCGACTCTCAGTTGGTTACCGCACCAATTGAAAACCTTGTGGCCACTACAGATTTAGCCTATGATACTACCACACCAAG TTATTTAGTTCTGTTTAACTTGGACAGAGGATTTTCGAAAGTAAACAACAGACAAAAGAGATATTTGCTGTTTACCTCGTCGACACAATATGGA ATATTCGCGACGGTGTCCGTCCCGCTGCATCCAGATACGACGACGAGCGTGGCGTGGTTCTACGAAGCGAATTATTATAACGTTGCCAACGCCACATACTTTGAACCACTGCTTGGTGATGTTGCG TGGGGCAGAAGTGAAGATAAACGCAGTGCCGATGGCTCGAATGAGTTGTTGACTAGAAGATTACTGTACACTTCCATCGAAGCAATGTTGGAAAA GAACAGGTTTCCAGGTCGTGCATGCCTGTTAAGGGCTATCTGCGAGGCGGCCACTTCTCAGTTGACGCATAATGGCGTTTTAGGAGACCTCCTGCATCTTGCACTCAC tttcctcaacatatttaaaattaaattaaatacatacgACTATTTGGCCGTTTTAAACATTAATATAGCACTAAATATTTATCACAGTTTTACAACTTTCAGGCCTTCAACGTCTTTGGAAGAGACAGATGTAGAGGACTGTTTTTACGAGGCGGAGTACCGCGGGATCCTGCATGACTGCGCCAAGTATCTACGTTACTGCCCGATCAGCCCACTTGACTACATATCAGTCAAAACAGAACAACTCTTCAATTAA
- the LOC134798527 gene encoding uncharacterized protein LOC134798527, which yields MQWLRVTLFWSFICYSAGDIEKRALIFPPTSLYGTFLAIAVPIDIPDKNVFVSYNFEANYSPVTNITEIDEVIFPNLPEISRRHSRSITRELAYTVLEARFKEHGMKGKECMLRNICEAAETPLHHNGLLGHIMHIIFTPSTSREEGLSDDYYQAELDGQNQDCDKYLDLCPFSVFDVITRLVEYQH from the exons ATGCAGTGGCTTAGGGTGACTTTATTTTG gagTTTTATTTGCTACAGTGCTGGTGATATTGAGAAACGAGCTCTGATCTTTCCACCAACCAGTCTTTATGGG ACTTTTTTGGCAATCGCGGTGCCGATCGACATCCCCGACAAGAACGTGTTTGTGTCTTACAACTTTGAGGCTAACTACAGCCCGGTCACCAACATTACGGAGATCGACGAGGTTATCTTCCCTAACTTACCG GAAATCAGCCGAAGACACAGCCGAAGTATCACCAGAGAATTAGCTTATACAGTGTTGGAAGCAAGATTCAAGGA ACACGGCATGAAAGGCAAAGAATGCATGTTGCGCAACATCTGCGAAGCCGCTGAGACGCCGCTGCACCACAACGGGTTACTTGGACATATTATGCACATCATTTTCAC ACCGTCGACATCCCGCGAAGAAGGTTTATCGGACGACTACTACCAAGCGGAGCTGGACGGCCAAAACCAGGACTGCGATAAATATCTGGACCTGTGTCCGTTCAGCGTCTTCGATGTGATCACCAGGCTGGTGGAATACCAACACTAA